TATATCAATTGAAATGTATCATTGCTCTTTGTATCAACACAATTTATTCTCAAATTGAAACGTACCTATGCTAAATTAAAACGTATTCATACCGGATTAAAATGTATGCTTACTAAACTAAATTGAAATATACACATACCGACCTGAAATGTGCCCATACCAAATTGAAACATACTGATATGTTTTAGAGTCACACATAACTTGCCGTTAGCTATTTACATACCAAAATTATAATAGTATAAACATACTAGTAACTCGGTGCGtatctaaataaaaaaatattaaaatactaATTTGTACACAAATTTAGATTATCTAACGTAACAGTAATGTAACAATAACGTACCAGCAATGTACCAAAATATTGGTacactattttttaatttatttaggcaagaaaaaaaatatatatatatatatctgttaTAAATATgcaaaagttagagaaataACATTTGCTAAAGACAAGAGCGAAGCGGGTAcaaaatatcacactataaCTTTAGTAGCTATAACACAAATGATGACAGATAAAGAGAGGGAGTGAGATatactgatattatttctttgattctttctttcgTAATGTATGTTTTGATAACACACGAATcactctatttatagagctaCTTCCATAAGAACATCCAAAAATGATAAGATGGCTACTTTTGACAATATTACAAATATATCACTATCCTTTTCACCTTTTTCCAAATGCATGTGGGTATACTAATGCATATGGGATGTGGGCATACACCATACAGTTTTTACAACAATATCAGGTATGTAATATCATTTGGAGTACATTGATACGTCTAAAATATCACCGTTAGGAGTACATTTGCACACATAATTCAACCTTATTTTTTCAtattatagattttttttttcttttgaaatatattgaattaatgagACACAAATTAATAATATCTTCTTTTACAAGATTTTAGGAATTTGTTATATATTGAATataattagtaaattaattataataacaatttgtgtaatttaaaataatttgtaaattaattaaaattgtaTAAAAGTAGTTTGATAAAATCTCTAAAaccttagaccatctctaaaTGAGATACCAAATATGTCAAATAAGATTAAAAGACATTCAAGTGTTCTCCCATGGATATGCCATATATGATGTGGCATGTGAGTCATTTGACTCTTTACTTTCTAGCTGCTTTTTTTTTacagcaaacaaagaaggaatcaaatatatttaattttttaacgcATGGATCCCATTAAcaaccaataaaataaaaactaaaactaattttgatatttttttaatagttaatataaCTCTAGgcctaataaaataataaaataaatatttgacacatccattggaaaagaagaagatttagcacttgtattcaatttaccacatcagccatcaaataaaattttgacatactATATTTGACATATTATTTGGAGATGCTTTTAGATGTTTGGTCTAAATAATTCAACCCAAGTGTCTAGATGAAAAAAcccctaatttttatttattttaatggatGACAATAAACAAAGTCCTATTAAAGGAATATGCAATAAGCTtcttagaccatctctaattattgggttaaaatctaaaatttctaacctaaaaaaatttaggtttatcCAGAAACATTTTGTTGCTCTAAcatttttgggttaaatttttagcatgagattattaaagaataaatttgggacaattttttcttaaagcaactttttgaagaaaaagaaattatgtagactacccaatttaattttatgaacattttaacttaaaaatatttagattccgataaaaattgaaaaatcactaaaccaaCATCATGAAACTCATAAAACTCATAAAATACTatgaaataatataaaacacatgaaatcattttttttagttattttagccGTGGGATTCAAATTTGGaccattagatctttttttttttattgaatttgatcatattagactaaaaaaaatacacatatgtAGTAAGTCAGCCCAGTAACTCATGGAAAATTCTGACCTAAACttccccaaaagaaaaagagtttttGGTCTAAGGGTTAGAACAAGTTAGGATAATTTTAGGGTCAAAACTCATACTTGGCCCAGTCCTAGCCAGTGGGCTTCAGACGTAACTAaatttggcctaaatcctcgcCAGAacttggctttttttttttttgaagtttttacaCATTAATCCCATTTTAGCACAAGGGTTGGAATAAAATTGGGGAATAGGGGGGATAGAAAAGAAATTTTGAGACTTAATCCGAGAGTTGGAGTTGGTATTGgaatctaaaatttgattcTTACTTCAAGAGTTAGAGTAGGTCTtataataagaataaaattcatatgaatatttgttcattaaaaaaaaaaaacatcatacGAATATCAGCAATGGGATAAGCAAACAAGTTTCCCTGCTCGATCTACTTGATTgattctctatatatatatgcactatGCAGCAGCAcaaccacacaaaaaaaaaaaaaaaaaaaaaaaaactgctattAATATGGTGATGCTGATTCCTGAAAAGATGAATAATTTACAAGCACATGTGACTTCTCCAGACATGTATTCGTACACAACATGAAATACATAGTTAGGAACAAATGAAACCGataaagggaaaagaaaaatcaaaatgtaTACAGAAAGAATATAACCTTAAAGCTGTTCCTTTagaaccaaaaataaataaataatcctACCGAGAAAGAAAGGCAAACCTGTGGTATTTTATAGCAAATTGctcaaaacacttcaaaattaccACAAGAGCCATTCTATGGATTGATGTTGCACTCTCGCATGTACGTATGATCATAGTCAACAAATTTTGCCCAGTAATTTCGGTATTTCGGTATGCCTATCTCAAGCCACGGTTTCATGTTGCCATTGTAGTGTATTACAGCTGCTCCATCAATTTCCTTCTGGTTAACACTAGGGTTATAACCAAGGCCCAGCACGTGCCAGGAGCGGTCCAGTGGGTATGTGCGTTTCCAAAACGTTATGAGACCAGGTGGTAGCGTTCCCAATTTCCACAGTTGTCTATCATGATTCTGTGCACAAAAACTTCGTTCAGACTAGGAAACAATTTAATTCAAGTCTCTAAAGTATAGCTCTCATCAGAGAATGCTGGAAGGGGGCAACAAGCAAGACGTCTTAGAGGTATGACAATATTGGTCTAATTAATGCTAATCCATTCTTAGAGCTCCAAATCTCTGTGTGAATAGAGATGTTATCCTAATATTTTACACGACCATCCGTCGATTGATGCCTATGGTGCTCTGACAATCAGCTAGTTTCTAGTCAAGATTCAAAAACTTTATTGCACATTTATATTAAAATGCTAACGAAAGTTAAATAGTCAAGTCAATCATTTCatatttcccaaaaaaaaaaaaatctgaaaccaTTTTTCTTACCAGCTTCTGCCATCCGTGGTACACTTCTGTGATGTTTTgcttcttccattcctccaaaTCAAATATATTCATACCATATGCCCATCCACAAGCATGGGCATCAAAATTCTTTGAGATTAGAGGATTTGAAAAGTTAAGATACCGATCAAAGCGATGGAAGCTTTCTCCACAAGTCTCCACAGCACCATTAACATTTCCCTTCAAGTCAAGGGACCATAAAGCAGTAAGGTCCTTCTTTACAACTACGTCATCATCCAAAAATAGAACTTTGTTGAGCTTCGGGAAGATCTCTGGAAGGTAAAAGCGGAGATGGTTCAGGATAGACAAGTACTTCGGGTTTTGGAACTTCAAATTTGAATCAGAATTGGTCCGATGAGTCCTAAAGTAATAATCTATCATGGATGCAGAACCCAACTGCTTCATAACTGGACTGTAGCTTGTATTCAACCATGAAAATTCTTCAGTGTTTTGAACCTGAATAGTGGCCTGGCCCGGTGGATTTACCAAAAACCACATTCTCATAGCAGCATAATTGAGCCTGTCAGTGACAATGTGGAAAACATGGTTTGCAGGGTCCTGTCAATGTTCCAAGCAGGGTAGTCAGGTAAAGATGTCAACCAAAAGAATAGGTCCTGACATGGACAATAGATTCTTGATTGGTAGACTAGGGTTCTTTTTACTTAATCGttctttataattttctttCACTTGCAAACGGGACAACAGAAAAAACATGAGAATCTCTCTACATCACCTTAGCATGGGTGACAGTTGAGTTTACAACAACCGCTGCAGCCAATACATTGTCCGAGAATAATGCATAATGGTACATCCGGGAATCTTCTAATTTCTCTTGATTGGGAAACTTCTGCTGAGAAGAATTTAAGGTATGGTACTCAGTGGTAAGGCGCAATGGAAGACAGTGAAGTCCCTTTGGAAGTGTTTTTGCGGTTAATTGCGTCAAGAACATAGCCTGCTTCTTGTGCACCCGGAGTTGCTCTTCCATTGAATGGAGCATAGCCCAAAGCTTTTTCACCATAGCAGCGCAGTTGTCTTGAATTTGCTTTTCTTTAGTCAATGTCTGTTCCATTGCCTTCAACTTGTCGTAGGCGCTGTATTAGTAGCAATAATTGTTACggaatcaatttaaaaaaaaaacaaagaaaagggaGTTTTAGGTGGAAATAGAAATATAGAAAGATAAAATGTTACATTTTAAACAGGGAACTAATAAGGATATCAACAAATATATTCATGAACAAAAAGGAACGACAAACTTGGGCCAGGTAGCAGTGCTACTTTCTTTTAAGAGAAGACATACTTCCTTGGGAGATCAGAATCCTTGCTTGCATCCCCAAGTGTTTTTTGAACTTCTTTTATCCGCAGCCGAATCTCCCTTGTGAAATGGGGGTTGTTTCTTGTGGCTGGAAGAGAGAGGTAAACCTTTGCCCTGATAAGCTGGTCTTTAAGATGTCGTACCTGTCCATTTGGGATGGCCGTttcatcattttgttttgcagtCATAGTTTTTGTGGGTCTTCTTCGATCAACCTTGCTGGAGGTTTGAGTGGATTGCTCAGGTTTTGTTTCCTAAAAGAAGAAGCAGAGCCACGAAAGAAGAGAGAAACAAGAAGCATGAATCAATCTCTTATCTAATAGCAAGAAGGAAGGAAAATCTAAAACAAGTTAGTACAAAAAAATGGATTCTATTTATTGCATAAACATTCACATTTGGCAATTAGAAGTTTGAAAAAGGACAAGCATTTCTAATAGTGAGCCAGGACTAGCATTGGTCTAAAGGGAAATGGAAGAATCCATACCCTAGTCCGAGAGGCATCATTGATATTTTGCTCAGAAGCTCCTATTTTGGCATCGGACTCGGACAGAAACTGATTTCCTTGCTCATGTGTTTTAGTGACCTGTCTGATCGGGTCATATGTTTGAGACAGATCCGGGTCAGTGTTGGTAGATAACATTCTAGCTGATACATGCTCCATGGAGTCGACGAACCGCCCATCTAAGAAGTAAATGGAGATCCTctaattaaaaagaagaaatcacagaaataaaaaaaagggggcATGCAGGCAGGCAGGCAGGCAGGCACTCAGTTGAGGAGTAAAATAAATGATGATAACCTTGATGTGGATGAGACTGATTGGGGTGGGCGGAGGTCCCCTTTGCCCCTGGTAATGAATCAGTGGAGTTGTCGGAATATACGACTCCTACTCGTTCTTTAGGCCTTGTGGTTGTGGATGACTCCTATGCTCAAGAAACAAAAAGCACAAATAA
This genomic stretch from Pyrus communis chromosome 2, drPyrComm1.1, whole genome shotgun sequence harbors:
- the LOC137725938 gene encoding probable galacturonosyltransferase 4, producing the protein MMARNMVMVMLFVTVIAPITLYTDRLASISIQASSSSASGDDDFVEDVTAFPANAAHTTAHLNLLPQESSTTTRPKERVGVVYSDNSTDSLPGAKGTSAHPNQSHPHQDGRFVDSMEHVSARMLSTNTDPDLSQTYDPIRQVTKTHEQGNQFLSESDAKIGASEQNINDASRTRETKPEQSTQTSSKVDRRRPTKTMTAKQNDETAIPNGQVRHLKDQLIRAKVYLSLPATRNNPHFTREIRLRIKEVQKTLGDASKDSDLPRNAYDKLKAMEQTLTKEKQIQDNCAAMVKKLWAMLHSMEEQLRVHKKQAMFLTQLTAKTLPKGLHCLPLRLTTEYHTLNSSQQKFPNQEKLEDSRMYHYALFSDNVLAAAVVVNSTVTHAKDPANHVFHIVTDRLNYAAMRMWFLVNPPGQATIQVQNTEEFSWLNTSYSPVMKQLGSASMIDYYFRTHRTNSDSNLKFQNPKYLSILNHLRFYLPEIFPKLNKVLFLDDDVVVKKDLTALWSLDLKGNVNGAVETCGESFHRFDRYLNFSNPLISKNFDAHACGWAYGMNIFDLEEWKKQNITEVYHGWQKLNHDRQLWKLGTLPPGLITFWKRTYPLDRSWHVLGLGYNPSVNQKEIDGAAVIHYNGNMKPWLEIGIPKYRNYWAKFVDYDHTYMRECNINP